A window of Mercenaria mercenaria strain notata chromosome 16, MADL_Memer_1, whole genome shotgun sequence contains these coding sequences:
- the LOC123541387 gene encoding thyrotropin-releasing hormone receptor-like → MDSIFNSSLFNEYFGIMKRPCLQGNLFSGVDNFNGSNTSSTTNCSNNIFDDFSDLHLPDQFEYEKPAVFVFGLNLFAYLTPVILIVGLIGNSLSAAVFSSKNMRKMSASTYLSALSAADICTLVFYVFIEWLRRGLVHINPDVKSILIILDRNGPCQVLLYLSYISRVMSTWIIVMFTIERFTGVCYPLKSFKGKSKKIIIGMLIVSCFLVLYKPILSGEYTKRGLTACSSNPEYSFVSFALDSVFAVLITIVPFIIITVLNALIMRTLYLRNHRHSDLFAEDTKIRLEFTLILLAISFFFIAFNLPYSAIWFRNFLSSQFVHNHSYIFDKGDIDYWNGILNITRTVFYLNYCVNFFLYSITGAYFRNELAHMLHLRKRTHRVYKSHIRSSRFGSSNHSGTVATYIA, encoded by the coding sequence TTTGGAATTATGAAGCGTCCGTGTTTACAAGGGAATCTGTTTTCCGGAGTTGATAATTTCAACGGTTCCAATACGTCATCGACAACTAACTGCAGTAACAATATATTTGACGACTTCTCAGACTTGCATTTACCGGACCAATTCGAGTACGAGAAGCCAGCAGTATTCGTGTTTGGGCTTAATTTATTTGCCTACCTTACGCCAGTAATACTTATTGTTGGCCTTATTGGGAACAGTCTGTCGGCAGCTGTGTTTTCATCAAAGAACATGAGGAAAATGTCAGCAAGTACTTATCTCTCGGCTTTATCAGCCGCAGACATTTGTACGCTCGTGTTTTATGTGTTTATTGAGTGGTTACGGAGAGGGTTAGTGCATATCAATCccgatgtaaagtcaattttaattattttggaCAGAAATGGACCGTGTCAAGTCTTGTTGTACTTGTCATATATTTCTCGAGTCATGTCAACCTGGATCATTGTCATGTTCACCATCGAACGATTTACGGGAGTGTGCTATCCACTTAAATCTTTCAAAGGAAAATCCAAAAAGATAATAATTGGAATGCTGATAGTGTCATGTTTCCTGGTGTTATATAAACCTATTCTTAGTGGCGAGTACACAAAAAGAGGACTTACCGCTTGCAGTTCGAATCCTGAGTACAGCTTTGTATCGTTTGCGCTTGATTCTGTGTTTGCTGTTCTTATAACGATTGTTCCTTTTATTATCATTACTGTCCTAAATGCACTGATTATGAGAACATTGTACTTGCGAAACCATCGTCACAGTGACTTGTTTGCGGAGGATACCAAAATCCGGCTAGAGTTCACACTTATACTCTTAGCAATTTCCTTCTTTTTCATAGCATTCAATTTGCCATATTCTGCGATTTGGTTCAGGAATTTCTTGTCCTCACAATTTGTCCACAATCATTCCTATATCTTTGATAAAGGCGATATAGACTATTGGAACGGCATTCTTAATATCACTAGAActgtgttttatttgaattaCTGTGTGAATTTCTTTCTATACAGTATCACTGGGGCATATTTCCGGAACGAATTGGCACATATGTTGCATTTGAGGAAACGAACACATCGAGTATATAAATCTCATATACGCAGCAGCAGATTTGGAAGTTCGAATCATTCTGGGACAGTTGCAACATATATAgcttaa